One window of the Lycorma delicatula isolate Av1 chromosome 3, ASM4794821v1, whole genome shotgun sequence genome contains the following:
- the LOC142322098 gene encoding proteasome subunit beta type-2-like: MECLLGIACKDFVILAADRTNAMSILVMKENEDKIFKLSDSMAMAVVGEAGDTVQFAEYIAKNIQLYKMKNGYALSPKAAANYTAKNLADYLRSRTPYHVNMLLGGFDKHDGAQLYFIDYLASIVKLPFAAHGYGGLLSLSIMDRYYKEDLTPEQTYEILKLCVKEVHRRLIINLPNFKVQIIDKDGIRELDPIVSKDLV, from the exons atggaGTGTTTATTAGGAATTGCATGTAAAGATTTTGTCATTCTTGCTGCGGATAGGACGAATGCGATGAGCATTTTGGTTATGAAAGAAA ATGAGgataagatttttaaactttctgaTTCTATGGCAATGGCAGTTGTAGGAGAAGCTGGTGATACAGTTCAGTTTGCAGaatatattgcaaaaaatattcagttgtataaaatgaaaaatggttATGCATTATCACCGAAAGCTGCTGCCAATTACACAGCAAAGAATTTAGCAGATTACTTGAGGAGTAGA aCTCCATATCATGTGAATATGCTGTTAGGAGGTTTTGATAAACATGATGGTGCACAGTTGTACTTTATTGACTACCTGGCATCTATTGTTAAACTGCCATTTGCTGCTCATGGTTATGGTGGTCTTCTTTCTCTTAGTATTATGGATCGATACTATAAAGAAG ATCTTACTCCAGAACAGacttatgaaatattaaagttatgTGTAAAAGAAGTACATCGTAGATTAATCATCAATCTGcctaattttaaagttcaaattattGATAAAGATGGTATTCGTGAATTAGATCCTATTGTCTCTAAAGACTTGGTTTAA
- the LOC142321227 gene encoding protein lethal(2)essential for life-like gives MSLPLILSDVLNELYGTTTSSHSDQHYKFSNGHMLDNEVRQQKFSVSLHSGYLRPWRYLSSADSGVSSFQLSRNIFKIILDVKQFKPDEISVKVMGNFILVEAKHEEREDEHGLVARQFSRRYKVPDDTSLEKLKSTLSSNGILTISAPRKVSQLKEGRSIPIVQTNEPS, from the coding sequence atgtcatTACCATTGATTTTGAGTGATGTTCTTAATGAATTGTACGGCACCACTACTAGTTCGCATAGTGATCAGCATTATAAGTTTAGTAATGGCCATATGCTTGATAATGAGGTACGTCaacaaaaattttctgtttcccTCCATTCTGGCTACTTGCGGCCGTGGCGTTATTTAAGCAGTGCTGATAGTGGTGTTTCTTCATTTCAGCTCAGTAGAAATATCTTCAAGATTATTCTTGATGTAAAACAGTTTAAACCAGATGAAATATCTGTTAAAGTcatgggaaattttattttagtggaaGCTAAACATGAAGAACGCGAAGACGAACATGGACTTGTAGCTCGTCAGTTTAGTCGCCGTTATAAAGTTCCTGATGATACCAGTTTAGAAAAATTGAAGTCTACTCTTTCCTCTAATGGAATTCTTACTATATCTGCACCGAGAAAAGTGAGTCAATTAAAAGAAGGTCGAAGCATTCCAATAGTTCAAACTAATGAACCGTCGTAA